In Temnothorax longispinosus isolate EJ_2023e chromosome 2, Tlon_JGU_v1, whole genome shotgun sequence, one DNA window encodes the following:
- the Non2 gene encoding uncharacterized protein Non2: MADITKEELRKEITAILKDADLTTMSAKKVRQQIEEKLDVDLIERKKEVDDLVMECLQEKQDGGKKKKKAASEESEDGEEEEEEGSEEEEEEEEKKPAKRNPAKKTPNKRKKGSSDDEESASDDDASDEEYSPKKPKVTPKKSKPGKKGKKKGSDSDSDEDWGKNKKAPGSTAKKGAGGKGKGGGYTRAITLSPELAAVVGAEQMARHEVVKKVWSIIKERNLYDPKNKQFAICDEELMKVIGVKRFRTFGMMKYLKNHFVD, translated from the exons cAATCCTCAAGGATGCTGACCTCACTACAATGTCTGCTAAGAAAGTGAGGCAACAAATCGAAGAAAAACTCGATGTTGACCTTATAGAAAG gaaAAAGGAGGTGGATGATTTAGTCATGGAATGTCTTCAAGAAAAACAGGAcggaggaaagaaaaagaagaaggctgCTAGTGAGGAGTCTGAAGATggcgaggaggaagaggaagaaggatctgaagaggaggaggaagaagaagagaaaaagccAGCTAAGCGAAATCCTGCTAAAAAGACTCCTAACAAGCGTAAGAAGGGATCCTCTGATGATGAAGAAAGCGCTAGTGATGATGATGCTAGCGACGAAGAATACAGCCCAAAGAAACCTAAAGTTACACCTAAAAAaa gtaAGCCtggaaagaaaggaaagaagaaggGTAGCGACAGTGACAGTGACGAGGACTGGGGTAAAAACAAGAAAGCTCCAGGAAGTACAGCAAAGAAGGGAGCTGGTGGCAAAGGCAAGGGAGGTGGTTACACGCGCGCTATCACATTATCTCCAGAACTCGCCGCGGTTGTTGGCGCAGAACAAATGGCTCGACATGAAGTCGTGAAGAAAGTATGGAGTATCATCAAAGAAAGGAATCTTTAT GACCCTAAGAATAAACAGTTTGCGATTTGTGACGAGGAATTAATGAAGGTAATCGGCGTAAAGCGTTTCAGAACTTTCGGCATGATGAAATACCTCAAAAATCACTTTGTAGATTAA
- the LOC139809088 gene encoding cilia- and flagella-associated protein 206: MENVRKELAKRIVNECKVKGTSVTKDLASFLLSLYQLNPAYRIKENDEENAKVIQAITERLCDQSRPSLVTLKNQLYFAKHYHDRDETVKRHRLRLHQKTAPLVAEICETNKLESGKDTEKLYQKILAVITLLSGLGSPTVSSVLREVSVALQSVFQASELAHYVTLPKREKEEQLMELMCLVAGIRLFNRDCQRGGEEIDDLPSILQEALTKTRNSILELLEPLMTKIYKFTAVVENAITRISIDVSDAACSSSKEAALDADGKIEWAIEMLTASRQQEIYIRKLLSDVERSENTVKNLLERLQARLFKLHDTVRYRTAIPTTQVYPQFIDLADVWMGLQDEVIILSSINNFLWELQSLSNKIVNIYEETKLEDIAEDVDILTDAERLERSMGNLITECGECLIYYPNVTKDFEKINLEFLGFCAWTFATGKGALIPGNPNNGVAKWRGKHYAFKSPEVAAKFGENPDRYIYDALNFVRNHAEYIYLFQLHEEIEAMQSQEELTEKGLRLKIRHDQKVQTDVHILPPYIDKDYTSSIWELKRRALHLANISRCATRSTQTLNSHFRYGVYVQAALPQDKEVQTRRDNYTNTKKLMTFIFGLRGRRDDNQHVVSFLEDELEHL, from the exons ATGGAAAACGTTCGAAAAGAATTGGCGAAAAGAATCGTAAACGAATGTAAAGTAAAAGGGACGTCAGTAACCAAGGACTTGGCTTCGTTTTTG CTCTCTCTATATCAATTAAATCCAGCGTAccgaataaaagaaaatgacgAGGAAAATGCCAAAGTGATTCAAGCTATAACGGAGAGGCTATGTGACCAAAGCCGACCCAGTCTtgtaactttgaaaaatcagCTGTACTTCGCTAAACATTATCATGATAGAG ACGAAACTGTCAAAAGGCATCGATTACGACTGCATCAAAAAACTGCACCACTGGTCGCCGAAATTTGCGAAACTAACAAATTGGAAAGTGGAAAAGATACGGAAAAGttgtatcagaaaatattggCAGTAATAACGCTTCTGAGCGGTCTGGGAAGCCCCACGGTCTCATCAGTTCTGAG GGAGGTTTCGGTGGCGTTGCAGAGCGTCTTTCAGGCTTCCGAGCTGGCTCACTACGTGACTTTGCCGAAACGGGAAAAAGAGGAGCAATTGATGGAGTTAATGTGTTTAGTTGCGGGAATCCGTCTATTTAACAGAGATTGTCAACGCGGTGGCGAGGAGATCGACGACC tgcCGAGCATTCTACAAGAGGCTCTAACGAAGACCCGCAACTCTATTCTCGAGCTGTTAGAGCCGCTAATGACCAAGATATACAAATTCACGGCCGTTGTGGAAAACGCGATCACGCGCATATCGATCGACGTTTCGGATGCTGCATGTAGCAGCTCAAAGGAAGCGGCATTAGACGCAGACGGAAAAATTGAGTGGGCCATCGAAATGTTAACGGCCAGTCGTCAGCAAGAGATCTACATCAG AAAGCTGCTGAGTGATGTGGAACGTAGCGAGAACACGGTGAAGAATCTGCTGGAGCGTCTTCAAGCGCGACTCTTTAAACTCCACGACACTGTTCGATACAGAACGGCTATCCCTACTACTCAAGTCTAC CCGCAATTTATCGATTTGGCGGATGTATGGATGGGTCTGCAAGATGAGGTGATCATTTTGAGTAGCATCAATAACTTCCTGTGGGAATTACAGAGTTTGAGCAATAAG ATTGTGAACATTTACGAGGAAACAAAGTTAGAAGATATAGCCGAGGATGTGGATATTTTAACCGATGCTGAAAGATTGGAACGTTCCATGGGGaatttaataa CGGAATGTGGAGAATGTTTGATATATTATCCAAACGTCACTAAAGACTTCGAGAAGATCAATTTAGAG TTTCTAGGATTTTGCGCGTGGACATTTGCGACAGGCAAAGGAGCCCTTATACCAGGAAATCCGAACAACGGTGTTGCAAAATGGAGAGGAAAACATTATGCCTTTAAGTCGCCCGAAGTAGCCGCTAAATTCGGAGAAAATCCCGACAG GTACATTTACGACGCGCTCAATTTTGTTCGCAATCACGCGGAATACATTTACCTGTTCCAATTGCATGAAGAAATTGAAGCCATGCAAAGCCAAGAAGA attaaCGGAAAAAGGATTGCGGTTAAAAATTCGTCATGATCAGAAAGTTCAAACAGATGTCCACATACTTCCGCCCTACATTGATAAAGATTATACTTCCAGCATTTGGGAGCTGAAACGTAGAGCATTGCACTTG gcAAACATAAGTCGATGTGCTACGCGCAGCACGCAGACACTTAATTCGCACTTTCGATATGGTGTTTACGTGCAAGCGGCTCTGCCTCAGGATAAGGAAGTTCAAACCAGAAGAGATAACTATACAAACACAAAGAAACTCATGACGTTTATATTTGGATTGCGAGGTAGGCGGGATGACAATCAGCACGTTGTATCGTTCTTGGAAGATGAGCttgaacatttataa